The following are encoded together in the Sphingomonas insulae genome:
- the trpE gene encoding anthranilate synthase component I, whose amino-acid sequence MDDPIAAPAGGPVAAPAGGPVAALAAGRPAFVWRRQVADTETPVAAALKLIEPGRGDYLLESVEGGETRGRHSLIGLAPDLVFRASGDRAEINRHWATDRDAFVPAEQPTLAALRALVAECRADVPAALPRALACLVGYFGYETIGLVERLDQPAADPLGLPDMLFVRPTVICVFDRLADTLYLVAPVWPDPARDPAAQVAAAEERLDATAARLAHTALPAPVRAEAAELRYTPAVAPADYATMVGRAQDYIAAGDIFQVVLAQRFSTPFALPPFELYRSLRRINPSPFLYHLDLPGFALIGSSPEILVRVRDGQVTIRPIAGTRPRGKTAAEDEANRESLLADPKERAEHLMLLDLGRNDVGRSARPGSVRVTASYGVELYSHVMHIVSNVVGELSPSADAIDALFAGFPAGTVSGAPKVRACQIIAELEPERRGAYAGGVGYFSPDGSMDSCIVLRTAVVKDGVVHAQAGAGIVADSVAAYEQRECEAKAGAILAAARDAVTRASEGGFGQ is encoded by the coding sequence ATGGATGATCCGATCGCGGCGCCAGCCGGCGGGCCGGTCGCTGCACCAGCCGGCGGGCCGGTCGCCGCGTTGGCCGCCGGTCGCCCGGCGTTCGTCTGGCGGCGGCAGGTTGCCGATACCGAGACGCCGGTCGCCGCCGCGCTGAAGCTGATCGAGCCGGGACGCGGCGACTATCTGCTCGAATCGGTCGAGGGCGGCGAGACGCGCGGCCGGCACAGCCTGATCGGCCTGGCGCCCGACCTGGTCTTTCGCGCATCCGGCGACCGGGCCGAGATCAACCGGCATTGGGCCACGGACCGCGATGCATTCGTGCCGGCGGAGCAACCGACGCTGGCGGCGCTGCGGGCGCTGGTCGCCGAATGTCGCGCCGACGTGCCGGCCGCCCTGCCGCGCGCGCTCGCCTGTCTGGTCGGCTATTTCGGCTATGAGACGATCGGACTGGTCGAGCGGCTGGACCAGCCGGCGGCCGATCCACTCGGGCTGCCGGACATGCTGTTCGTGCGCCCCACGGTCATCTGCGTGTTCGACCGGCTGGCCGACACGCTCTACCTCGTCGCACCGGTCTGGCCCGATCCGGCGCGCGATCCGGCGGCGCAGGTCGCGGCGGCGGAGGAGCGGCTGGACGCCACCGCCGCGCGGCTGGCGCATACGGCGTTACCGGCGCCGGTCCGCGCGGAGGCGGCCGAGCTGCGCTATACCCCCGCTGTGGCGCCGGCCGATTATGCGACGATGGTCGGGCGGGCGCAGGATTACATCGCGGCGGGCGACATCTTTCAGGTGGTGCTGGCGCAGCGGTTTTCGACGCCGTTCGCGCTGCCGCCGTTCGAGCTGTACCGCAGCCTGCGCCGGATCAATCCGTCGCCCTTCCTCTACCACCTCGACCTGCCCGGCTTTGCGCTGATCGGATCGAGTCCGGAGATCCTGGTGCGGGTGCGCGACGGACAGGTGACGATCCGGCCGATCGCCGGCACCCGCCCCCGCGGCAAGACCGCTGCCGAGGACGAGGCGAACCGCGAGAGCCTGCTCGCCGATCCCAAGGAGCGCGCCGAGCACCTGATGCTGCTCGACCTGGGGCGCAACGACGTCGGTCGTTCGGCGCGGCCGGGATCGGTGCGGGTGACGGCCAGCTATGGCGTGGAATTGTACAGCCATGTCATGCACATCGTATCGAATGTCGTGGGCGAGCTATCGCCGTCTGCCGACGCGATCGACGCGTTGTTCGCAGGCTTCCCCGCCGGCACGGTCAGCGGTGCGCCGAAGGTGCGCGCGTGCCAGATCATCGCCGAGCTGGAGCCGGAGCGGCGCGGTGCCTATGCGGGCGGCGTCGGCTATTTCTCGCCGGACGGGTCGATGGATTCGTGCATCGTGCTGCGGACGGCGGTGGTGAAGGATGGCGTCGTCCATGCGCAGGCCGGGGCCGGCATCGTCGCCGACAGCGTCGCGGCCTATGAGCAGCGCGAATGCGAGGCGAAGGCGGGTGCGATCCTGGCCGCGGCGCGGGATGCGGTGACGCGGGCGAGCGAGGGCGGGTTCGGGCAATAG
- a CDS encoding anthranilate synthase component II, whose product MILVVDNYDSFTWNLVHYLMELGSEVEVVRNDAISAGQALSSGAQAFLISPGPCTPTEAGVSLDLVAAAADAGRPLLGVCLGHQAIGQHFGGRVERGGLMHGKTSPVIHDGSGLFRDLPSPFTATRYHSLIVNDVPAPLVVNARAEDGNVMGFRHESLPIHGVQFHPESIATEHGHAMLANFLRIAGIAVTERA is encoded by the coding sequence ATGATCCTGGTCGTCGACAATTACGACAGCTTTACCTGGAACCTCGTCCACTACCTGATGGAGTTGGGCAGCGAGGTAGAGGTGGTGCGCAACGATGCCATCTCGGCGGGGCAGGCGCTGTCGTCGGGGGCGCAGGCGTTCCTGATCTCGCCCGGTCCGTGCACCCCGACCGAAGCGGGGGTGAGCCTGGACCTGGTCGCCGCCGCCGCCGATGCCGGCCGGCCGCTGCTCGGCGTGTGCCTGGGGCATCAGGCGATCGGCCAGCATTTCGGCGGGCGGGTGGAACGCGGCGGGCTGATGCATGGCAAGACATCGCCCGTGATCCACGATGGCAGCGGGCTGTTCCGCGACTTGCCCTCGCCGTTCACCGCGACGCGCTATCACAGCCTGATCGTCAACGACGTGCCTGCGCCGCTGGTGGTCAACGCCCGCGCCGAGGACGGCAATGTCATGGGCTTTCGCCACGAAAGCCTGCCGATCCACGGCGTCCAGTTCCATCCCGAAAGCATCGCGACCGAACATGGCCATGCGATGCTGGCGAACTTCCTGCGCATCGCCGGCATCGCCGTGACGGAACGGGCGTGA
- the trpD gene encoding anthranilate phosphoribosyltransferase: protein MSVATLLPDPATPLSRESAALAFADILDARVSEEAIGAFLIALSDRGETSIEIAEAARALRERMIPIATRPGAIDVCGTGGDGHHTLNVSTAVALVVAACGVPVAKHGNRAASSKAGAADTLEAIGLDMDVAGATAEGSLADLGIAFLFAANHHPVMARITPIRRRIGKRTIFNLMGPLANPARVGRQLIGIARPDYAGLYAEALEQLGTGRAAVISGEEGLDELSTAGPSLAVNVGSADLPRRILPEDAGLRRHPLAAIRGGDPAYNAAALRRLLDGEAGAYRDAVLLNAAAALVVAGRHPDLTTGARAAAAVLDDGAAAALLDRWIAYR from the coding sequence GTGAGCGTCGCTACGCTGCTGCCCGATCCCGCGACGCCACTGTCGCGGGAGAGCGCGGCGCTGGCGTTCGCCGACATCCTCGATGCGCGCGTGTCCGAAGAAGCGATCGGCGCGTTCCTGATCGCGCTGTCCGATCGCGGCGAGACCAGCATCGAGATCGCCGAGGCGGCGCGCGCGCTGCGCGAGCGGATGATCCCGATCGCCACCCGCCCCGGCGCGATCGACGTCTGCGGGACGGGCGGCGATGGCCACCATACGCTCAACGTCTCGACCGCGGTGGCGTTGGTCGTCGCGGCATGCGGGGTGCCGGTCGCCAAGCACGGCAATCGCGCCGCCAGTTCGAAGGCGGGCGCGGCGGACACGCTGGAGGCGATCGGGCTCGACATGGACGTCGCCGGTGCGACGGCGGAAGGCAGCCTCGCCGACCTCGGCATCGCATTCCTGTTCGCGGCCAACCACCATCCGGTGATGGCGCGGATCACGCCGATCCGCCGCCGCATCGGCAAGCGCACGATCTTCAACCTGATGGGGCCGCTTGCCAATCCGGCGCGGGTCGGCCGACAATTGATCGGGATCGCCCGCCCCGATTACGCCGGGCTGTATGCGGAGGCGCTGGAGCAGCTGGGCACCGGACGTGCCGCGGTGATCTCCGGCGAGGAAGGGCTGGACGAGCTGTCGACCGCCGGCCCCAGCCTGGCGGTCAATGTCGGCAGCGCCGATCTGCCGCGCCGCATCCTGCCCGAGGATGCCGGCCTGCGCCGCCATCCGCTCGCCGCGATCCGGGGCGGCGACCCTGCGTACAATGCCGCCGCGCTGCGCCGCCTGCTCGACGGCGAGGCTGGCGCCTATCGCGACGCGGTGCTGCTCAACGCCGCCGCCGCGCTGGTCGTCGCCGGCCGGCATCCCGACCTCACAACCGGCGCGCGCGCCGCCGCCGCCGTGCTGGACGACGGTGCCGCGGCCGCCCTGCTCGACCGATGGATCGCCTACCGATGA
- the trpC gene encoding indole-3-glycerol phosphate synthase TrpC, producing MNVLSRIVETKRAEVAARKATTSLAELDARIAAVTKPRGFRAALDAKPGHALIAEIKKASPSKGLIRADFDPPAHARAYQAGGAACLSVLTDEQWFQGHDDYLIAARAACDLPVIRKDFMVDPWQATESRSIGADAILIIVAALDDNQMAEIEASAMDCGMDVLVEVHDAHELERALKLKSRLIGVNNRDLRDFSVDFARTYELVGKAPKGCTFVAESGLETRADLDAMAAHGVRCFLIGEALMRQPDVEAATRALIGPAPAA from the coding sequence ATGAACGTCCTGTCCCGTATCGTCGAAACCAAGCGGGCCGAGGTCGCCGCGCGCAAGGCGACGACCAGCCTCGCCGAACTCGACGCGCGCATCGCCGCGGTGACGAAGCCGCGGGGCTTTCGCGCGGCGCTGGATGCCAAGCCTGGCCACGCGTTGATCGCCGAGATCAAGAAGGCAAGCCCCTCCAAAGGGCTGATCCGCGCGGATTTCGATCCGCCCGCCCATGCCCGCGCCTATCAGGCGGGCGGTGCGGCCTGCCTGTCGGTGCTGACCGACGAGCAATGGTTCCAGGGCCATGACGACTATCTGATCGCGGCGCGGGCGGCGTGCGACCTGCCCGTGATCCGCAAGGATTTCATGGTCGACCCCTGGCAGGCGACCGAAAGCCGGTCGATCGGGGCGGATGCGATCCTCATCATCGTCGCCGCGCTGGACGACAATCAGATGGCCGAGATCGAGGCGTCGGCGATGGATTGCGGCATGGACGTGCTGGTCGAGGTGCATGACGCGCACGAACTGGAGCGCGCGCTGAAGCTCAAGTCGCGGCTGATCGGCGTCAACAACCGCGACCTGCGCGATTTCAGCGTCGATTTCGCCCGCACCTACGAACTGGTCGGCAAGGCGCCCAAGGGCTGCACCTTCGTCGCCGAGAGCGGGCTGGAGACGCGTGCCGACCTGGACGCGATGGCCGCGCATGGCGTCAGATGCTTCCTGATCGGCGAGGCGCTGATGCGGCAACCGGACGTCGAGGCGGCGACGCGGGCGCTGATCGGGCCCGCCCCCGCGGCATGA
- the moaC gene encoding cyclic pyranopterin monophosphate synthase MoaC, translating to MSGLTHIDADGAAHMVDVGDKAVTSRRAVATGRITIAADALAAIRAGSAKKGDVLAVARIAGIMAAKRTADLIPLCHPLPLTRVTLDLVLDDAGITATALTATDGKTGVEMEALTAVSVALLTIYDMAKAMDRGMTIDGIRLLEKAGGKSGHWRA from the coding sequence ATGAGCGGCCTCACCCACATCGATGCGGACGGCGCGGCGCACATGGTCGACGTCGGCGACAAGGCGGTGACGAGCCGCCGTGCCGTCGCCACCGGCCGCATCACGATCGCCGCCGATGCGCTGGCGGCAATCCGCGCAGGCAGCGCCAAGAAGGGCGACGTACTGGCCGTGGCGCGGATCGCGGGCATCATGGCGGCAAAGAGGACTGCCGACCTCATCCCGCTCTGCCACCCGCTGCCGCTGACCCGCGTCACGCTCGACCTGGTGCTGGACGATGCCGGCATCACCGCGACCGCACTGACCGCCACCGACGGCAAGACCGGGGTGGAGATGGAGGCGCTGACCGCGGTGTCGGTGGCGCTGCTGACGATCTACGACATGGCCAAGGCGATGGATCGCGGCATGACGATCGACGGTATCCGCCTGCTGGAAAAGGCCGGGGGTAAATCCGGCCACTGGCGCGCCTGA
- the glp gene encoding gephyrin-like molybdotransferase Glp, translated as MMLLPIAEAQARLFALATPVAVEDVPLAEAHGRWAGADVHARRTQPASDLSAMDGYAIRFADLPGPWTLIGESAAGRPFAGTVGTGETVRIFTGAAMPAGADTVMIQEEVASAGSTIRLTGEGPPTRGRNTRRRGLDFTAGDRLIARGERLTPARIAVAATGGIATLPVAGRVRVAICATGDELVEPGGPHDAAALPESNRAMLAAMLADLPIELIDMGILPDDLDTLRDAFAAVRADLLVTTGGASVGDHDLVRPALEAAGGSIDFWRIALRPGKPMMAGRIGSASVLGLPGNPVSAFVTATLFVRPLIAHLAGARDPFPRTTHVILGEDLPANGPRTDYLRAELRDGRAYASTIQDSSMLLTLARSHCLIVRPIGAPPAMAGDSAEILVIA; from the coding sequence CTGATGCTGCTTCCGATCGCCGAGGCGCAGGCGCGCCTGTTCGCGCTGGCGACCCCGGTCGCAGTGGAGGACGTGCCGCTGGCCGAGGCGCACGGTCGCTGGGCCGGCGCCGACGTCCACGCCCGCCGCACGCAGCCGGCAAGCGACCTGTCGGCGATGGACGGCTATGCGATCCGCTTCGCCGACCTGCCCGGCCCATGGACACTGATCGGCGAAAGCGCTGCCGGGCGACCGTTCGCCGGCACGGTCGGCACGGGCGAGACGGTGCGGATCTTTACCGGCGCGGCGATGCCGGCCGGCGCCGATACCGTCATGATCCAGGAGGAGGTGGCGAGCGCCGGCAGCACGATCCGCCTGACCGGCGAGGGGCCGCCGACGCGCGGTCGCAACACGCGGCGGCGGGGGCTGGATTTCACCGCCGGCGACCGGCTGATCGCGCGCGGCGAGCGGCTGACGCCGGCGCGCATCGCGGTGGCGGCGACCGGCGGCATCGCCACTTTGCCCGTCGCCGGCCGGGTCCGCGTCGCGATCTGTGCCACCGGCGACGAGCTGGTCGAACCGGGCGGGCCGCACGACGCGGCGGCATTGCCCGAATCGAACCGGGCGATGCTGGCGGCGATGCTGGCCGACCTGCCGATCGAGCTGATCGACATGGGCATCCTGCCCGACGACCTCGACACGTTGCGCGACGCCTTCGCCGCGGTCCGTGCCGATCTGCTCGTCACCACCGGCGGTGCGTCGGTGGGCGACCACGACCTCGTCCGGCCGGCGCTGGAGGCCGCGGGCGGATCGATCGATTTCTGGCGGATTGCCCTGCGCCCTGGCAAGCCGATGATGGCAGGGCGGATCGGTTCGGCCAGCGTACTGGGCCTGCCCGGCAACCCCGTGTCGGCCTTCGTCACCGCGACCCTGTTCGTGCGGCCGCTGATCGCGCATCTGGCGGGCGCGCGCGATCCGTTCCCGCGCACCACGCACGTTATCCTGGGCGAGGACCTGCCCGCCAACGGGCCGCGCACCGACTATCTGCGGGCCGAACTGCGCGATGGCCGGGCCTATGCCTCGACCATTCAGGACAGTTCGATGCTGCTGACGCTGGCGCGGTCGCACTGCCTGATCGTACGGCCAATCGGCGCCCCGCCGGCCATGGCCGGCGACTCGGCGGAAATCCTCGTCATCGCTTGA
- the lexA gene encoding transcriptional repressor LexA → MLTRKQHELVCFINDRLEETGISPSFEEMKDALDLKSKSGVHRLISALEERHFIRRLPNRARALEVLRMPERPERKPATPAPAPAPAKSGNVRAAPQPANDVVEIPLHGRIAAGVPIEAFEGSSMLAVPAALLGSGEHYALEVSGDSMVEAGILDGDYALIRRTEVARDGEIVVALIDDAEATLKYFRREGAMIRLDPANRAYEPQRYVPAHVRVQGKLSGILRRYD, encoded by the coding sequence ATGCTCACGCGGAAGCAGCACGAGCTCGTTTGTTTCATCAACGACCGGCTGGAAGAGACCGGCATCTCCCCCTCGTTCGAGGAGATGAAGGATGCGCTCGACCTGAAGTCGAAGAGCGGCGTGCACCGCCTCATCAGCGCGCTGGAGGAACGCCATTTCATCCGCCGCCTGCCCAACCGCGCCCGCGCACTGGAAGTGCTGCGCATGCCGGAACGGCCGGAGCGCAAGCCCGCGACGCCGGCGCCGGCGCCCGCACCGGCGAAAAGCGGCAACGTCCGCGCCGCGCCGCAGCCCGCCAACGACGTGGTCGAGATCCCGCTGCACGGGCGCATCGCGGCCGGCGTACCGATCGAGGCGTTCGAGGGCAGTTCGATGCTGGCGGTTCCGGCCGCGCTGCTCGGTTCCGGCGAGCATTACGCGCTGGAGGTATCGGGCGATTCGATGGTCGAGGCGGGTATCCTGGATGGCGACTATGCGCTGATCCGGCGTACCGAGGTGGCACGGGATGGCGAGATCGTGGTCGCGCTGATCGACGATGCCGAGGCGACGCTGAAATACTTCCGTCGCGAGGGGGCGATGATCCGGCTCGATCCGGCCAACCGCGCCTACGAACCGCAGCGCTACGTGCCCGCGCATGTCCGCGTGCAGGGCAAATTGTCGGGTATCCTGCGCCGTTACGATTGA
- the bla gene encoding subclass B3 metallo-beta-lactamase, whose amino-acid sequence MTRLVTLAAAFALLASAAPTAAQDAAQRRQWNAPAAPFRIVGNVYYVGTAGLSSFLIADPKGLVVIDGGLPESAPLIVANIRRLGFRLRDIRFLLNNHSHVDHAGGLAALRRASGAPLVASLGDSADLIAGRTIGRSDLSGFPPVRPARTIRDGAAITVGKTRLVAHLTPGHTNGATSWSLHTSEGGKPIDVLFLSSLSVAGRPLVTRPHGGGPARDTVAVAQFRNTFRTLATMRADVVLSYHAELFDLAGKRRAQRAGNALAFVDPAELPRQVASARAAFEHALAAQRRSPQS is encoded by the coding sequence ATGACCCGCCTCGTCACCCTTGCCGCCGCATTCGCCCTACTCGCATCCGCCGCGCCGACGGCCGCGCAGGACGCGGCGCAGCGCCGTCAATGGAATGCCCCGGCCGCGCCGTTCCGGATCGTGGGCAACGTCTATTACGTCGGCACCGCCGGCCTGTCGTCGTTCCTGATCGCCGACCCCAAGGGGCTGGTGGTCATCGACGGCGGGCTGCCGGAAAGCGCGCCGCTGATCGTCGCCAACATCCGCCGCCTCGGATTTCGGCTGCGCGACATCCGCTTCCTGCTCAACAACCACAGCCATGTCGATCATGCCGGCGGCCTCGCGGCGCTACGGCGGGCAAGCGGCGCGCCGCTCGTCGCAAGCCTTGGCGATTCGGCCGATCTGATCGCCGGTCGCACCATCGGCCGTAGCGACCTCAGCGGCTTTCCGCCGGTCCGGCCGGCGCGAACGATCCGGGACGGCGCGGCGATCACCGTCGGCAAGACCCGGCTCGTCGCGCATCTGACCCCCGGTCACACCAACGGCGCCACCAGCTGGAGCCTGCACACCAGCGAGGGGGGCAAGCCGATCGACGTGCTGTTCCTGTCGAGCCTGAGCGTCGCCGGCCGTCCCCTCGTCACCCGGCCGCATGGCGGCGGGCCGGCGCGCGATACCGTCGCGGTCGCCCAGTTCCGCAACACCTTCCGCACGCTCGCGACGATGCGGGCCGACGTCGTCCTCAGCTATCACGCCGAACTGTTCGATCTGGCGGGCAAGCGCCGCGCGCAGCGGGCGGGCAATGCGCTTGCCTTCGTCGATCCCGCGGAATTGCCGCGTCAGGTCGCGAGTGCCCGGGCCGCGTTCGAACACGCGCTGGCAGCGCAGCGCCGTTCGCCTCAATCGTAA
- a CDS encoding ComEC/Rec2 family competence protein, with protein MASPAVAAPSTRAVRLQTPRALRRLRDGIEAWLEAERDQIVLWAPVALGGGVAAWFLLPDPRAWAAAILLCLAVALGGVALGAGGGRLPRMLTVGALACACGIGLVWWRAERVAAPVLARPVVATFTAIVERVEPLAARDRVRLTLLPDAGSHLPHRIRVNLATADVPAGLGEQAHIALRARLMPPPAASVPGAHDFARVAWFAGIGATGRGFAPVRVIAAGPPHGGLRTRLTAHITAHLEGSRGGIAAALATGDEGAILEADSDAMRRAGLAHLLSVSGLHITAAVAATMLLVLRLLALWPWLAIRIRLPLVAAVAGALAAIGYTLLTGSQVPTIRSCVASLLVLAALVMGREAMTLRLVAAGATVVLLAWPESLVGASFQLSFAAIAAIVALHEHPAIDRWFAPREEGRGMRLLRGLGSLLLTGLVVEAALMPIAVYHFHKAGVYGAAANIVAIPLTTFVVMPLEACALVLDPLGLAAPFWWLTDLALRLLLGLAHTVADAPGSSVALPSMPASAFAAMVVGGLWLALWRTRWRRLGWLPLAIGAGGAALAPAPDLLVTGDGRHLAVRIDGELALLRDRAGDYTRTMLAENGGLDGEPALLADQAGARCTKDACAADLRADGRHWRLLATRSGYPVAWTALVAACRSADIVVSERRLPRGCTPRWLKLDGMALRRTGGVSVTLTNGEVRTVRTPGDRHPWLAPPTVMPPRTAKPYRVKASLR; from the coding sequence ATGGCCAGTCCAGCCGTCGCGGCCCCTAGCACGCGCGCGGTGCGCCTTCAAACGCCGCGGGCGCTGCGGCGGTTGCGTGACGGTATCGAAGCATGGCTGGAGGCGGAGCGCGACCAGATCGTGCTGTGGGCGCCCGTCGCGCTTGGCGGCGGCGTCGCCGCATGGTTCCTGCTGCCCGATCCCCGCGCCTGGGCGGCGGCGATACTGCTCTGCCTCGCGGTGGCGTTGGGCGGCGTGGCGCTGGGGGCGGGCGGCGGGCGGTTGCCCCGCATGCTCACTGTCGGTGCGCTCGCCTGCGCCTGCGGCATCGGCCTTGTCTGGTGGCGGGCGGAACGGGTGGCCGCGCCCGTCCTGGCGCGACCCGTCGTCGCCACCTTCACAGCGATCGTCGAACGGGTCGAACCGCTCGCCGCACGCGACCGGGTCCGGCTGACGCTGCTGCCGGATGCGGGATCGCACCTGCCGCATCGCATCCGGGTCAATCTGGCCACGGCCGATGTCCCCGCGGGGCTGGGCGAGCAGGCGCACATCGCCCTGCGCGCCCGGCTGATGCCGCCACCCGCGGCATCCGTGCCCGGCGCGCACGATTTCGCGCGCGTCGCCTGGTTCGCCGGCATCGGCGCGACCGGTCGCGGCTTCGCGCCGGTGCGGGTGATCGCCGCCGGTCCGCCGCACGGCGGCCTGCGCACGCGATTGACCGCGCACATCACCGCGCATCTCGAGGGGAGCCGTGGCGGCATCGCCGCGGCGCTGGCGACCGGTGACGAGGGTGCGATCCTGGAGGCCGATTCGGATGCGATGCGCCGCGCCGGCCTCGCACATCTGCTGTCGGTCAGCGGCCTCCACATCACCGCGGCGGTCGCCGCGACGATGCTGCTCGTCCTGCGGCTGCTGGCGCTGTGGCCATGGCTGGCCATTCGCATCCGCCTGCCGCTGGTCGCCGCGGTCGCCGGCGCGCTTGCCGCGATTGGCTATACGCTGCTGACCGGCAGCCAGGTGCCGACGATCCGGTCGTGCGTCGCATCGCTGCTGGTGCTCGCCGCGCTCGTCATGGGGCGCGAGGCGATGACGCTGCGGCTGGTCGCGGCGGGTGCGACGGTCGTGCTGCTCGCCTGGCCCGAATCGCTGGTGGGGGCGAGCTTCCAGCTCTCGTTCGCCGCGATCGCCGCGATCGTCGCGCTGCACGAACATCCCGCGATCGACCGCTGGTTCGCGCCGCGGGAGGAGGGGCGTGGCATGCGCCTGTTGCGCGGGCTCGGCTCGCTGCTGCTCACCGGACTGGTGGTGGAAGCGGCGCTGATGCCGATCGCGGTCTATCATTTCCACAAGGCCGGCGTGTACGGCGCGGCGGCGAACATCGTGGCGATCCCGCTCACCACCTTCGTGGTCATGCCGCTGGAGGCGTGCGCGCTGGTGCTCGACCCGCTGGGCTTGGCCGCCCCATTCTGGTGGCTCACCGATCTTGCGCTGCGCCTGCTGCTCGGACTGGCGCACACGGTCGCGGATGCGCCCGGTTCGTCGGTGGCGCTGCCGTCGATGCCGGCGTCGGCATTCGCCGCGATGGTGGTGGGCGGCCTGTGGCTCGCGCTTTGGCGCACCCGGTGGCGACGGCTCGGCTGGCTGCCGCTCGCGATCGGTGCGGGCGGGGCGGCGCTTGCCCCGGCGCCCGACCTGTTGGTCACCGGCGATGGCCGCCACCTCGCCGTCAGGATCGATGGCGAACTGGCGCTGCTGCGCGATCGCGCCGGCGACTATACCCGCACGATGCTGGCGGAGAACGGCGGCCTCGATGGCGAACCCGCGTTGCTGGCGGACCAGGCCGGCGCCCGATGCACAAAGGATGCCTGTGCCGCCGACCTGCGCGCCGACGGGCGACACTGGCGGCTGCTCGCGACGCGCAGCGGCTATCCGGTGGCCTGGACCGCCCTGGTCGCGGCGTGCCGGTCCGCCGACATCGTGGTGAGCGAGCGCCGCCTGCCACGGGGCTGCACGCCGCGCTGGCTGAAGCTGGACGGCATGGCCCTGCGCCGGACCGGCGGCGTATCGGTCACGCTGACGAACGGCGAGGTCCGGACCGTTCGGACGCCCGGCGATCGCCACCCATGGCTCGCGCCGCCGACCGTGATGCCGCCGCGTACTGCCAAGCCCTATCGGGTAAAAGCGTCACTCCGGTAG
- the gltX gene encoding glutamate--tRNA ligase: MAPAPTATSGIVTRFAPSPTGYLHLGGARTALFNWLFARHHGGKFLLRIEDTDRARSTQPAIDAILSGLTWLGIDWDGDAVFQFARADRHAEVAHQMVASGHAYRCYMTQDEIAAQRAEAQAAKKPLRIRSPWRDADPASVPADQPFVVRLKAPREGATTIQDRVQGSVTVQNAELDDLILLRSDGTPTYMLAVVVDDHDMGVTHVIRGDDHLNNAFRQLPIYTANGWPEPVYAHIPLIHGTDGAKLSKRHGAVGIEAYRDELGILPEAFDNYLLRLGWGHDDDEIISRTQATEWFDLDGVGKSPSRFDIKKLENLNGHYIRAADDARLAQLVAAIGGYRDEDLLTRAMPVLKARAANLNELSAGAAFLFAARPLDMDPSALDLLSGDAAQLLATLHASLDAVQQWDQETTEAAVRQVAESQGVKLGQVAQPLRAALTGRKTSPGIFDVLALLGKEESLGRIADKMAV, encoded by the coding sequence TTGGCCCCGGCGCCCACCGCCACCAGCGGCATCGTGACGCGTTTCGCGCCGTCGCCGACCGGCTATCTCCATCTGGGCGGGGCGCGGACCGCGCTGTTCAACTGGCTGTTCGCGCGCCATCATGGCGGCAAGTTCCTGCTGCGCATCGAGGACACCGATCGGGCGCGCTCTACGCAGCCGGCGATCGATGCGATCCTGTCGGGGCTGACGTGGCTCGGCATCGACTGGGACGGCGATGCGGTGTTCCAGTTCGCGCGCGCCGATCGTCATGCCGAGGTGGCGCACCAGATGGTGGCGTCGGGCCATGCCTATCGCTGCTACATGACTCAGGACGAGATCGCGGCGCAGCGCGCAGAGGCTCAGGCGGCAAAGAAACCGTTGCGCATCCGCAGCCCCTGGCGTGATGCCGACCCGGCGAGCGTGCCGGCCGACCAGCCGTTCGTCGTCAGGCTGAAGGCGCCGCGCGAGGGCGCGACGACGATCCAAGATCGCGTGCAGGGGTCGGTGACGGTCCAGAACGCCGAACTCGATGACCTCATCCTGCTGCGATCGGACGGAACGCCCACCTATATGCTCGCGGTGGTGGTCGACGATCACGACATGGGGGTGACGCACGTCATCCGCGGCGACGATCACCTCAACAACGCGTTCCGCCAGCTGCCGATCTATACCGCGAACGGCTGGCCGGAGCCGGTCTATGCGCATATCCCGCTGATCCACGGCACCGACGGCGCCAAGCTGTCGAAGCGGCACGGTGCGGTCGGCATCGAGGCCTATCGCGACGAACTCGGCATCCTGCCCGAAGCCTTCGACAATTACCTGCTGCGGCTCGGCTGGGGCCATGACGACGACGAGATCATCAGCCGGACGCAGGCGACCGAATGGTTCGATCTGGATGGTGTCGGCAAGAGCCCGTCGCGGTTCGACATCAAGAAACTGGAAAACCTCAACGGCCATTACATCCGCGCCGCCGACGACGCCCGCCTGGCGCAGTTGGTGGCGGCGATCGGCGGCTATCGCGACGAGGACCTGCTGACCCGGGCGATGCCGGTGTTGAAGGCGCGTGCCGCCAATCTGAACGAGCTGAGCGCGGGCGCGGCGTTCCTGTTCGCGGCGCGGCCGCTGGACATGGACCCGTCCGCTTTGGACCTGCTAAGTGGCGATGCAGCCCAGCTTCTCGCCACGTTGCACGCAAGCCTTGACGCGGTGCAGCAGTGGGATCAGGAGACGACCGAAGCAGCGGTACGGCAGGTCGCCGAAAGCCAGGGCGTCAAGCTCGGCCAGGTCGCCCAGCCGCTCCGCGCCGCTCTCACCGGGCGCAAGACGTCGCCCGGCATCTTCGACGTGCTCGCGCTTCTCGGCAAGGAGGAAAGCCTCGGCCGGATCGCGGACAAAATGGCAGTCTGA